A single region of the Labrus bergylta chromosome 10, fLabBer1.1, whole genome shotgun sequence genome encodes:
- the olig3 gene encoding oligodendrocyte transcription factor 3 translates to MNSDSSLSSRSSSPDMDVMSLRDHHPLHHHHLHHLVGSSVSSSTQGGERQKITGGEHGLRSGDKSSSEESNKYKLKKQVTEEEMYHLRLKINGRERKRMHDLNLAMDGLREVMPYAHGPSVRKLSKIATLLLARNYILMLTSSLDEMKRLVGEIYGGQHSAFHCGTVSHPGGPGGHSGGPAAAAAAAAAAAAAAAHQVHPLLGSALTSSPSSTLTSALPGLTSLRAPHSLMKSSPAAPPALQLGSGFQHWAGLPCPCTICQVPPPPHIPITSAGLTRLTSDGKDGLK, encoded by the coding sequence ATGAATTCAGACTCCAGCCTGAGTAGCAGATCCTCCTCTCCGGACATGGACGTCATGTCTCTCCGTGACCACCACCCTCTccaccatcaccacctccaTCACCTCGTCGGTTCCTCCGTGTCCTCCTCCACGCAGGGCGGTGAACGCCAGAAGATTACCGGCGGGGAGCACGGCCTGCGCTCCGGAGACAAGTCATCATCTGAGGAGAGCAACAAGTATAAGCTGAAGAAACAAGTCACCGAGGAGGAAATGTATCACCTGCGGCTCAAGATTAACGGCCGGGAACGGAAACGAATGCACGACCTTAACTTAGCCATGGACGGCCTTCGCGAGGTGATGCCGTACGCGCACGGGCCATCGGTGCGCAAGTTGTCAAAGATCGCCACGCTACTTCTGGCCAGGAACTACATCCTGATGCTCACGAGCTCCTTGGACGAGATGAAGCGGCTCGTTGGGGAGATTTACGGCGGGCAGCACTCGGCTTTCCATTGCGGGACCGTGTCGCACCCAGGTGGTCCCGGTGGACACTCCGGGGGccccgccgccgctgctgctgccgccgccgccgccgccgctgccgCCGCGCACCAGGTGCATCCTCTGCTCGGCAGCGCGCTaacttcctccccctcctcaacTCTCACGAGCGCGCTGCCGGGACTCACGTCACTCCGGGCACCCCACTCTCTGATGAAGAGCTCCCCGGCTGCGCCCCCGGCCCTGCAGCTGGGCTCCGGCTTCCAGCACTGGGCTGGATTGCCGTGTCCCTGCACCATCTGTCAGGTGCCCCCGCCTCCGCACATCCCCATCACCTCCGCCGGCCTCACGAGACTCACAAGCGACGGCAAGGACGGACTGAAATGA